In Hylaeus volcanicus isolate JK05 unplaced genomic scaffold, UHH_iyHylVolc1.0_haploid 12237, whole genome shotgun sequence, the genomic stretch TTTATTTCCTTAtgtaaagattattttttttcgtcacAATTATTCAATGTAAAACATGTGGAGACAactatggaaaaaaaattggcaCGTCGggctaatttttataaatataagttCAACTTTAACCTTTAACCGAAAAAAACCCGTTTCTTTTCTGAATATTAATGGTAATACTTAACGCGAACAAGTTGTACAATCTCGCGTGCAATATTCATGttttctaaaaacaaaaaaaaatctgttcTTACGCGACAATACATACTTTTCTAAGCAAGCTTTAGAAAgacgatttaatttttttatttaaaattagtatcctttatttttttacttaaatgaTCACACCACTTGtatgagttttttttttgaaaaaaaatgagttcgatttttttaaaaaaaaaaataacacctttaaaaaaatttgttttttattcatcTTGTTCCTAGTTCGCATAGAATACAAAAAACATTTGTGAATGTCAAAAAAAATCGTACACGTTGAAAGAACTGATTTCTTCGCCGATTCGTCTTTATAGgcgagaaatttgttaaaacagaaaaacaaatttttaacgacaaattttttttatacattaagcaaaaaaatagtataacgagaaaacctagtggtacAGTTTCTTTGACACATTTCATTAGAAACTTGTTCTCTAAGCCTCTGTTGTTCTGTTAGCATAAGATGATTCGATAaggttttgttttcaaataaaacgtgtgtgtgtgtgtgcgtgcgtgtattgcaaagaattttaaaaacaacacaGAAATGGCGTCAGCTGGCgatattcattcaattttatataaaggCGATATTTTGCAACCTAAGGAACCAACATATAATGCAGCAAAGAGAGTAGTGCGTTACTTCCCTGGACAGGTATTTTCCTAACAAAACTAGGGCTTCACCTTCAACTTTTGAAtacgattattttaataccATGGTGCTGTACTATAGGTTCCGGATTATGCTTGCTCTAACGATGAAGAGGTTTGGGATGAAGTGCCACAAAATACCAAGGTTATTGCGCAAGATTGTACTGCGGGTCCGAAAAATTCTCTAGGAGTGAACCAGGATCCCCCCTTTCAAACAATTCATGAACGGAGATTGCGTTTACTTCAAGATATTAAGGAGTCTAATCTTACAAGTGATCCGGTTGTTAGAAGAAAACGACGTCATAAAGTGACCGAAGTAGGAACCATTTTAAAACATGGAAGTAAAATGTGAAAGAGAAACgctttaagaaaaaaattgtatattgttCCCTTAGCCAAGACTATTGACACCGTCATCACTTTACGTGTTGGTGTACCGCAAACGTCGTTAGAAGCCAATGAAGAACAAGTAGAGAATTCACGACTTCGAAAACGCGCAATAGCTCTGGAAGCACGGTTGAAAGAGGAAGCTGTGAAACGGTCTGAAGTTAGTGTGACTTTAAACTTTTAATCATCTAGACCACATTCAATAAGTGTTTGTGATTGCAGTTTGAAGCCTTGCAGCCTTCAAACGAAATACAGTCGGAGGTATTTCCTTCAccaattcatttttctcttgTATTCTTCCATAATGAATGTATTCTAAGGAAAATTCCGATACATCATCGGAATATTCATCTGAGCAAGACGTAACACACGAGAATCGTCCAATTTTTTTACCAAGGAACCAAAGAACACTGTGTCAGGACCAAAAAAGAGAAGTAATGGCAAATGCTTTTTTGTGTGTGTTGTACTCTTTTATAATTGAATcacgttttttttattgttgttaAAGATAACACAGCCTTTAGACACTCCCAACGATACGAATTCTAGTGAGACTCGTCGTAAAGAATCCAAAGATTTACTTGTGTCCGTcgtacgtttttatttatgagtTCACTTAATTGCTAACAAAGTCAAAGGCAtgataaaacaattttcaatgaattttttcttaacattgATTGCTAGATCgctgaagaagaagaacaactAAGGCGTTATCTTGAAGCAAATCAGAAAGGGGCATGGGACCCGGAATCTCTACCTGATGATGACGACGCTGTGAATGAGGAAGCTGAAGTCACATagtaacaagtttttatttatgagCTAACTCTTCTTTCTTTTAGTATGAACTTTGGCGAATAAGAGAAATGAAGAGAATTCTCCGGTGTCGAGAGGAAGCGAACAAAAGACAAGTGTTTGTATGTATCCTTCCTCTTTGAAACACCtcgataaaacatttttgtacagttgagtgaaattgaaagaagGCGTCATATGACAGAGGAAGAGCGTCGTGAAGATGATAAAAGATTAGATGCTTTAAAACCTCAACGTGAAAAACCAtccaaatacaaatttatgcaaaaatattaccaTAAAGTGACTGAATCTGTTTCTTCAtatcttctttctttcaatGCTGTATTTTCTTAGGGTGCTTTCTTTCAAGATAAAGCTGAAACAGCCGAGGAACCATTATATCTACGCGACTATAATGTACCTGTCGGGTAGGCTTAACAAGTTGgggttttttattttttaattaaaaaaaatatcctttCATTCAAGTGAGGATAATATAGATAAAACTTTGCTACCACAACCCATGAGGTTACGACGAGGTATAAtgactttgaaaaaaaacgattttcattttaaatgttttagatCAATTCGGTAAAGCGGGACAAGTTAAACATACACATTTGGCTGATGTTGATACCACTGATTTCACATCTGCTTGGTATAAAGCAAACACTACTAAATCATTTCCTAGAAACTCAGGTGCAAAGATGGTTTTTAGAACATCGACGAAATGCTATATGATTATGTTTTCAGAtgcacgaaagaaaaataaaatatctaaatacaatttttaaaaaaaaggcaaatttttaaaaagcgACAcatccatttttttaatatcgtttcttaCGGGGCTGTCCACACAGCTAATTACATAGGGCatagttgtatttttttttctttatctttttgaAGATTAATCCAAATAGACGTATCCCAAAGGAAGTTGTTTTCTTTTAGTGAAATACGCCTTATATAGCAATCAATTCACTAACTTTAGCCAGATgataaaatatcaagaaaaaaaataaagcttAAATCTTACGCTCGAATGCTTACTTTGAAAAACCCGTGGTCTTGTAAGTTATTTTTTACAGTAACGACTaagtgaaacaaaaaagagtCTTGATTCGTCATGTGCTCTACAATTAGGAAAAAATTTACTTCATTTAGTGTTCCTTTTAagctaataaattttttgaaacgattAGTCGCTCCTGCTGCCATGCTGCAATTTCTAATGTGAGTTCGTTTTACTACCATATGGCTTACAAAAGTATAACTTTTGTCATATCAAAATGTCTCCTAACTTCAATGAGATTACCTAGTGATCAAACTTTCACTGTTTTTTTATGAATCGAAAAACCTTCGAGTATTCCGATTTTGGTTAAGAAACATGCAATACTTTGAAACGACTCTGTTTCTTGCTTAGGGGGGAACCAAATTGTGTCCATATTATTAGAACTTTCTTTTTCACTCTCAAAATGACTATAACACATTTAAGTGCTTCCGATTCTTGTTTGCACAATTCATCCCACTAAAGACTTACTTGTCTGCTATCTTTAccaatgtttctttaatttttattccatacaTTTGCGCTAACGTGGAAGAAtcagtatatattatattcaacGAATAGATTTTCGAAGAAAGTATACCATGCATTTGGAAACAACACGCTATTCGAATTTCTAGTGAATCAGTAACTAATGAAATGTTATCATTGTGCGTGAAAAAATATGCTGATGCTAGAATTTACAAGCCGAACACGTAGCAATatctttttacattaaatgataatagagattaaaaagaaaattcataatgGACAAAAAATGTTAATCGCATAATTTTAAGACTTGAAGATACGAAGCTTTCTATGGAAATGGCCATAATCAATACCTAGAATTAGTCTAACAATAGGTCAAAACCGCGTCGTACTAATGAGTCTCTTAGAAGACCACGAAACCATACAATGCATTCACTGTTTCGCTTGTGGATACGCTGTGAAGCCGAATAATAAGCTTTGAAAAAATGTGACATACTGTAACGGTGTACGATTAACGTTTAGAAAACGAGAATAGCGGTGTGGAGTACTCCTGGTAGCAGTGGCACCTGGTCTCGAGTCCGACTCCAGTTAACAAATACTTACCTCTCACAGTCTCCACTCGATTCTTTAGGCCCTTGAAGTGTACGGTGGTCAACATGATTTCAGAGCACTCAAAAGTTGTAGAGACTAATTGGAATACATAAACCAGGGACGACTGGCTGTGCTAAGATTGAGAATTCGTCCGAGGCCAGTTCTGTGGTGTGTAATCCACAGAGCATGAAGGGAATATCCCTAACAAATGTTAGCGAACTCTCGTGAATGTACACGTCGAAGCGTTGGAGACGTTAAATAGATGTTGCATCTTACTCTAAATGAGCAATACCTAATTCCTTCTGGGGAACAAAAGTAAAGAGGGTGTCCACCATCGGAGACCCGAAATGGATGGAATTTGTACCCAAAACATAAAAGGAGGGAACCTCTCTTCGGAGGGGGTCCTCAGCAATCGTCTGGAATCAGTCTGGCAATAGGCTGAAAACGAATCCAACTGATAAGTCGTTTCGGCAACGATGAAACTCTCCGTTTTATTCAGTACTCCACTCGAGGGATAGGCTATATGCCGAATCTTTAGCTCCGAAAAGATGCATCATAATGTAACAGTTTAGGAAACAAGAAAACTCTTCGTTTAGTTTAGGCCCGAGTTCGCGGAGAGACTGTGAAACCAAATGATTAGCTTTAAACAAATGGCTCATGGTCTAACGGATAAACGTATTGCTTTTTGAAGTGAATACTTCACATATCCTTTCATTTTCGATGATATTAAACTACTGGATATTCTAGTTATTTGTttcgatcaaatttttttttttactttgtattCCTTGTATCAGAATttgattcaatattttaatggtCTTGTACATCTAGACCAAGAGAGCTGTGTAACATGATTCGAGTCAGAACAAgactcgttttttttttttaattgaaaatcaaaaatttatcaaaaatatagtAGGATTAAAAAAGTAGAATTGTTTAATTGCTGAaccgttttaataaaaatgaacaaaagtATGCTAAGCTGTTAACCTTATGATTAGTACAAGTCATCATAGGTAAGCCCATAATATGCTTGAAAATAGATAGGTCAAACGAAAGAGCTGaagtctgaaaaaaaaaagaaatttaagagaTTTAAATTACGCGAAATACGAATTCAAGCCTTCAGTATGACACCGAATGTTTGAACGATTCTGCAAAATAATGTCATGTTAGATTGAATTAAAAGCAATGCACAAAGTTAcggaaatttcattataacgGGTTTAAGACAAAAAGAGTCCAACATAAGAAAGGGGTAAATGAGTGAAATACTGTCTGAAGAAACATTACAACATATTGATGAATGGAGTGCAACGATTGTTTCATTACTTTTCAACGGCAATGATGGATTGTTGTTACCAAAAAGTGAAGgaggattaaaaaaatataacaaaatgtgTTATCAATTCTCATCCATGCATCTTTTCAAATGGATAAGGTTCGTTATGCAGCGATGTGCGGTGATCACAGAAATTCAAAACTTAATTCTCCAAAATAAGCACGTTACATTACGCGACCtgttttatcgaaaaatttaTCTGTTTAAATCTCAAAGAGGTTCTAATGAATCGGTAGCTTTTTTTACGCATCTGTTTGAAATCCCTCGTTGGAGGTTACATGTCGTCAGTAGCCCTAGGGGACTTGTTCGTGGAAAAATGCGTTTTGATATATTAAGTAAATACAATATCTAAATATTTGGTTACCTTGTTGGTTGCATATGTAGGTGGTAACCGCACAAACACTATTTCCTGCTACACTGCAGCAGAACCATATGGAGTTCCGATTCCAGCTTTTCCCGAACAAATTGGTAATATATATCTAGATAAAACTGTAGGTTATGTTATGGTTGTTgaaaaggaaacaattttttcaaggTAAATAagctattaaaaaaagaaaacgaacatgctaaatatatttttaaagaatataaatttttctgataaataaagtgaaaaaaaatctTTCACATCAAGCGTTGTGAAAACTCTCTTTAAAAGcgcaagtatttaaaaaatcaatttttgtttaaacaaaattattgattttctatttgttttttgaaattgtgaGCCAACTAATGTTTCCTTGTTGCTGTTTCAACTTGCGTCTGAcaagaattatatataattctaaattaaaatattcaacacCATTACAAACTCTTTTAAACAAACATGACATTTTTCACTTAATCTCTCTATTGTTCTTATTTTCTGATTCTATTTTacattcttctgttcattACAACTCTCTCGTAAATATGCTTTTTTGAACTCgcttctaaaaaataaaaaaaattgtgtttcgaGAGAAGAATGTtagttgattttcttttttttcaattgttttgtaAAGGATTTTAAATACACCCATTTTTCACAAGTTAGTGCAAAAATGATACTGGAATGGAATTAACGCACTTCATTAAACAAAAGATTAGGAAACGGTATACTTATTACGTCAAAGGGATTTCCCGATATTGCAACACGTGTTTTTTTATCAAAGGTTTGGAGAGCTGCCACACATTACAAAAGTCATTTTCCTTTCTTGTATGTTaaagtgaagaaaaaaaattgattcttttaATATCACTTTGTCTCCTATTAGTATCGCCTGTGATATGGATCCATGGGGAATCGCTATAGCAAAAGCTTATTGTTTTGCTGAATCAGCGGAAGCCATGTGGTATCTACCAAAAGTAGGCATGAATGATTTTGTTAACAAACACAAGAATCAGTAACAACTTCCTAATGTAGGATGTTTACTATCCAAATTATACTATAATTCATTGCGACTTTTCTGAAGCCATTTCTTTATGGGGGTAAAATATTCGTGTTATCATTTTCCTtcaaacctttttttttaaaagactCCCATTAAAAGAAGTTCAAGATATAACTAACcgcgataaaaatttactCAATGCGTAGGTTCCAACTGTTTTCACTTAAATGAAAAACTCCGACATATTCTATTCTTGgtcataatatataataaaaaaaaagaattcaaacgAAAATGGTTCAAGATTTATTGTTAGTCAATACAAGtcaaaataatcaatttcagTCAACGCAAAAGCAAATACTgtaaacgttatttttatatgaatttttgaatgaaatcattttttgagGTTTCAGATCCTTATGTGAATCTATGACTCAATTCAATAAACGTTTCGAGTTAGATGCCATTCAAGATATAATAGGATtcttttcatgttttattggttgttggatttaaaaaaataaaaaataaagaatattgttttatgaaaaaaacgaaagagTTATTATACTAGTACTGTTAGAAACATGTGAATAAGATTCCCATACGTTATCAATTGAATTGTCGAATTTGCACTTTCTAGAATCTGTTAAAAGAGCATGtcatatgtttttcaaataattgtcaCATATAGCATacacgtaaaaaaataaacatatgtgCCATCTGTATTGCGTATGCTACAATTTATGTGTGTTAAACTGGATAAATTTACTGCATGTATGTATTCctgtttgtaatattaatgaaaaatacggTGTATGACaggttgttaaaaaaattatttacaaaaagcatataaaataaatttagttatACATTATAGTTTAAGTCTTTTTCATAACaactgtataatttttctcttcaCTACACATtgatttcaaaatacaaaagtgacgttataatttattatttcaagtcaacgttttattaacaaatgtGACTAGACAACGACAGATGTAGATACAGAAACAAAACTCTGACTTCAATAGGAATAGATTTAACGAATTTGACTTTTACCTAATCATTTCATCTTGttaaattcgattatttttaaaaaacaatcagacatttttttttaagttataacaaaatttgtccATTATTCAAagtgatttattttcatttgtcattCGATTAACTGGGTTAGTGAACATGATGTATTTTTGatgttttaataaagtttttaaaaatttatattctccggtcttttttcaatttattgtctcatcttgtttttattgtccttttatttttagatactgattataattgaatcgttttctcaaaataaaaaacttttgaaGACTCAAGTTATATTCTTTCGAAACTAAgtgtgtgtgtacgtgtgtgtgtgtgtacgtctctctctttctctcatGTTTACAGCCCAGTAAGTCTCGTAGTGTTTTTTTTCCAACCCCACCCCTAGTTTTTTCCTTAACCGCGTATCCAACGTTCatgttattttacttttccttTAAAGTTGTCCTAgtgagaatttttttgaaatgttgactttgttaatttattcaaaaaaaactAACTCATTTATTCTTactacattaaattatataaaaaaaaattaatctttttattaatttttttttaatctctttttattttttcaaaagcttataaaatagaaatagtgCTACCAGATTGtgtttttaatctttttttcttttattttgtgaaaatgtaaagtactggttttttttttaagaatgaaTTTATTGTGTGTTTTTTAATCTCATGTAAACTCTAAACACCTATAAAGctaatagaaaaaattcaatgaaatgtttattatatgtatatttttttttttttcagataatttacaatacaagtgaaataaaagtttttttttttttaaatcactaacataaaaatcaataaattgaTGATGGGTTCAACAGATGCATGTACATCCATGTCAACTTTAcctttaaaaagtaataaggTTTATGTGCATAATATGAGCGGTACTGTACAAACGGATACTTCTTATAGACCAACGAATGGAGGAAGTACACTAAGAAATGGTAACACTAGAGGGTTTTATCAACAAAATGACCAACCCCAGATAGGTGCTCAAGCGGAACTTGATGATGCCTGGAAGGAAAAAGTCCTTTCTGTACAACGTGATAATCGTGTAAGAACACAGGATGTATTGAATagaaaaggaaatgaatttgaggatttctttcttaaaaGAGAATTGTTAAtgggaatttttgaaaaaggatATGCGAAACCTTCACCTGTTCAAGAAGAGTCCATTCCCGTTACGCTtttaggaaaaaatatattagctCGAGCGAAAAATGGTACAGGAAAAACCGCTGCATTTcttattcctttattagagaaaattaatacCCAAGTCAAACAAAGCATTCAAGGACTTATTTTAGTTCCAACACGTGAATTAGCTTTACAAACTTCTGCTGTTGTGAAAGAATTGGGTAAACATATGAATATTCAGTGTATGGTATCTACAGGAGGTACATCATTACGAGATGATATTATGCGTTTATATAATCCCGTTCACATACTTGTGGGTACCCCTGGTCGCGTACTTGATTTATCAAATAAACATGTTGCTAATCTTCAAGGATGTCATATGCTTGTTATGGATGAAGCAGATAAACTTCTATCACCTGAATTTCAACCAATTATTGAAGAACTCATCACATTTTTACCATCAGATaagcaaatattattatattcagcAACATTTCCTATATCCGTTaaggattttaaaaataaatatattccagATGCTCatgaaatcaatttaatgGAGGAACTCACATTAAAGGGTGTATCTCAATTTTatgcttttgttgaagaacgtcaaaaattacattgtttaaaTACACTTTTTTCCAAACTCGATGTTTATCAagctattattttttgtaattcgGTTACCCGTGTTGAGCTTTTAGCTCGGAAAATAACAGAACTTGGTTACTCTTGTTTTTACATTCACGCGCGTATGATGCAATCTCAAAGAAACCGTGTTTTTCATGATTTTAGAAATCAAGCATGCCGTTGTCTTGTGTCATCAGACCTTTTTACTCGTGGTATTGATATACAAACAGTAAATGTAGTTATCAATTTTGACTTTCCTAAAAATTCCGAAACATATTTACATCGTATTGGGCGTTCTGGACGGTTTGGCCATCTTGGTTTggctattaattttttaacttttgatGATCGTTTG encodes the following:
- the LOC128883962 gene encoding uncharacterized protein LOC128883962 isoform X3, with translation MEFRFQLFPNKLETIFSRILNTPIFHKLGNGILITSKGFPDIATRVFLSKVWRAATHYKSHFPFFIACDMDPWGIAIAKAYCFAESAEAMWYLPKDVYYPNYTIIHCDFSEAISLWGLPLKEVQDITNRDKNLLNAIQTKMVQDLLLVNTSQNNQFQSTQKQILSLCESMTQFNKRFELDAIQDIIGFFSCFIGCWI
- the LOC128883764 gene encoding probable ATP-dependent RNA helicase ddx6, which translates into the protein MMGSTDACTSMSTLPLKSNKVYVHNMSGTVQTDTSYRPTNGGSTLRNGNTRGFYQQNDQPQIGAQAELDDAWKEKVLSVQRDNRVRTQDVLNRKGNEFEDFFLKRELLMGIFEKGYAKPSPVQEESIPVTLLGKNILARAKNGTGKTAAFLIPLLEKINTQVKQSIQGLILVPTRELALQTSAVVKELGKHMNIQCMVSTGGTSLRDDIMRLYNPVHILVGTPGRVLDLSNKHVANLQGCHMLVMDEADKLLSPEFQPIIEELITFLPSDKQILLYSATFPISVKDFKNKYIPDAHEINLMEELTLKGVSQFYAFVEERQKLHCLNTLFSKLDVYQAIIFCNSVTRVELLARKITELGYSCFYIHARMMQSQRNRVFHDFRNQACRCLVSSDLFTRGIDIQTVNVVINFDFPKNSETYLHRIGRSGRFGHLGLAINFLTFDDRLNLYRIEKELGTEIKAIPQHIDPALYT
- the LOC128883962 gene encoding uncharacterized protein LOC128883962 isoform X1, whose translation is MCYQFSSMHLFKWIRFVMQRCAVITEIQNLILQNKHVTLRDLFYRKIYLFKSQRGSNESVAFFTHLFEIPRWRLHVVSSPRGLVRGKMRFDILSGNRTNTISCYTAAEPYGVPIPAFPEQIGNIYLDKTVGYVMVVEKETIFSRILNTPIFHKLGNGILITSKGFPDIATRVFLSKVWRAATHYKSHFPFFIACDMDPWGIAIAKAYCFAESAEAMWYLPKDVYYPNYTIIHCDFSEAISLWGLPLKEVQDITNRDKNLLNAIQTKMVQDLLLVNTSQNNQFQSTQKQILSLCESMTQFNKRFELDAIQDIIGFFSCFIGCWI
- the LOC128883960 gene encoding microfibrillar-associated protein 1A-like isoform X1, producing MASAGDIHSILYKGDILQPKEPTYNAAKRVVRYFPGQVPDYACSNDEEVWDEVPQNTKVIAQDCTAGPKNSLGVNQDPPFQTIHERRLRLLQDIKESNLTSDPVVRRKRRHKVTEVGTILKHGTKTIDTVITLRVGVPQTSLEANEEQVENSRLRKRAIALEARLKEEAVKRSEFEALQPSNEIQSEENSDTSSEYSSEQDVTHENRPIFLPRNQRTLCQDQKREITQPLDTPNDTNSSETRRKESKDLLVSVIAEEEEQLRRYLEANQKGAWDPESLPDDDDAVNEEAEYELWRIREMKRILRCREEANKRQVFLSEIERRRHMTEEERREDDKRLDALKPQREKPSKYKFMQKYYHKGAFFQDKAETAEEPLYLRDYNVPVGEDNIDKTLLPQPMRLRRDQFGKAGQVKHTHLADVDTTDFTSAWYKANTTKSFPRNSDARKKNKISKYNF
- the LOC128883962 gene encoding uncharacterized protein LOC128883962 isoform X2 — translated: MCYQFSSMHLFKWIRFVMQRCAVITEIQNLILQNKHVTLRDLFYRKIYLFKSQRGSNESVAFFTHLFEIPRWRLHVVSSPRGLVRGKMRFDILSGNRTNTISCYTAAEPYGVPIPAFPEQIGNIYLDKTVGYVMVVEKETIFSRILNTPIFHKLGNGILITSKGFPDIATRVFLSKVWRAATHYKSHFPFFIACDMDPWGIAIAKAYCFAESAEAMWYLPKDVYYPNYTIIHCDFSEAISLWGLPLKEVQDITNRDKNLLNAIQTKMVQDLLLVNTSQNNQFQSTQKQILFQILM
- the LOC128883960 gene encoding microfibrillar-associated protein 1-like isoform X2, yielding MEVKSKTIDTVITLRVGVPQTSLEANEEQVENSRLRKRAIALEARLKEEAVKRSEFEALQPSNEIQSEENSDTSSEYSSEQDVTHENRPIFLPRNQRTLCQDQKREITQPLDTPNDTNSSETRRKESKDLLVSVIAEEEEQLRRYLEANQKGAWDPESLPDDDDAVNEEAEYELWRIREMKRILRCREEANKRQVFLSEIERRRHMTEEERREDDKRLDALKPQREKPSKYKFMQKYYHKGAFFQDKAETAEEPLYLRDYNVPVGEDNIDKTLLPQPMRLRRDQFGKAGQVKHTHLADVDTTDFTSAWYKANTTKSFPRNSDARKKNKISKYNF